The following coding sequences lie in one Heyndrickxia oleronia genomic window:
- a CDS encoding aspartate aminotransferase family protein: MEKLKETGDFLTKDKDFLWHSMKPYNPDATMIAQKAEGSWVTDHHGNRYLDAMSGLWCVNVGYGRTELAEAAYEQLKEMAYFPLTQSHTPAIKLAEKLNELLEDEYVIFFSNSGSEANETAFKLVRQYHQQKGDHGRYKFISRYRAYHGNSMGSLAATGQAQRKFKYEPLAPGFIHVSPPDLYRDDDRADAKPAELKSVKEMDQVMTWELSETIAGVIMEPIITGGGVIVPPDGYMAGIKEVCEKHGALLIVDEVICGFGRTGKAFGYMNYGVKPDIITMAKGITSAYLPLSATAVKKDIYEAFSGSNEYDYFRHINTFGGNPAACALAIKNLEIMERESLFSRSYELGEQLKQSLTSSLAEHPLVGDIRGKGLLVGVELVKDKSSKEPLEVELVNKIIAGCKQRGVIIGKNGATVAGFNNVLTLAPPLNIKLEDLELIIDTLTEEIKSL, encoded by the coding sequence ATGGAAAAATTAAAAGAAACCGGTGACTTTTTAACAAAGGACAAAGACTTTCTTTGGCATTCGATGAAACCTTATAATCCTGATGCTACAATGATTGCTCAAAAGGCTGAAGGATCGTGGGTTACTGATCATCATGGGAATCGCTATTTAGATGCAATGAGCGGATTATGGTGTGTGAATGTGGGTTATGGAAGAACAGAGCTAGCAGAAGCAGCTTATGAGCAGTTAAAAGAAATGGCTTATTTTCCACTAACCCAAAGCCATACTCCTGCTATTAAACTAGCAGAAAAGTTAAATGAATTACTAGAAGATGAATACGTAATTTTCTTTTCAAATAGTGGTTCTGAGGCGAATGAAACTGCCTTTAAACTTGTTCGGCAATATCATCAGCAAAAAGGTGATCATGGACGCTACAAGTTTATTTCCAGATATCGAGCATACCATGGTAATTCCATGGGTTCACTAGCTGCTACTGGGCAAGCTCAAAGAAAATTTAAATATGAACCATTAGCACCAGGATTTATTCATGTCAGTCCTCCTGATTTATATCGAGATGATGACAGAGCTGATGCTAAGCCAGCGGAGCTGAAGTCTGTAAAAGAAATGGATCAGGTCATGACTTGGGAGTTAAGTGAAACGATTGCCGGAGTTATCATGGAACCGATAATAACAGGTGGTGGTGTGATCGTTCCTCCAGATGGCTACATGGCTGGAATAAAAGAGGTCTGTGAAAAGCATGGAGCTTTACTTATTGTAGATGAAGTGATTTGTGGATTTGGAAGAACGGGAAAAGCATTTGGATATATGAATTATGGAGTAAAACCAGATATTATTACGATGGCAAAGGGGATTACTAGTGCATATCTACCTTTATCAGCTACAGCTGTGAAGAAGGATATCTATGAAGCGTTTAGCGGCTCAAATGAATATGATTATTTCCGTCATATTAATACCTTTGGTGGCAACCCTGCTGCATGTGCACTAGCAATAAAAAATCTTGAGATTATGGAACGAGAAAGTCTATTTAGTCGTTCCTACGAGTTAGGTGAACAATTAAAACAGAGCCTAACATCATCGTTAGCAGAACACCCGTTGGTTGGGGATATTCGGGGCAAAGGACTACTGGTTGGTGTAGAACTTGTAAAGGACAAATCATCCAAGGAACCATTAGAAGTTGAACTAGTTAATAAAATAATTGCGGGGTGTAAACAAAGAGGAGTGATAATTGGAAAAAATGGTGCTACTGTTGCAGGATTTAATAATGTGCTAACACTTGCTCCACCTTTAAATATTAAACTGGAAGACTTAGAATTAATCATCGATACATTAACTGAGGAAATAAAATCTTTATAG
- a CDS encoding CoA-acylating methylmalonate-semialdehyde dehydrogenase gives MTVLKKETTVLKNFINGEWIDADCNETLDVPNPATGEVIIKVPISSKEDVDKAVKSAKEAWKTWKNTPVPKRARILYKYHYLLSENHEKLAKLVVQENGKAYKEAYGEVQRGIECVEFAAGAPTLMMGESLSNIAEEIDSEMFRYPLGVVAGITPFNFPMMVPLWMFPLAIACGNTFVLKPSERTPILANELVKLFTEAGAPKGVLNIVHGAHDVVNGLLDHDDVRAISFVGSQPVAKYVYERAAAAGKRVQALSGAKNHHIVMPDADMEKAVSHIISSAYGSAGQRCMACSAVVVVGDGDEFVQTLKERADELIIGNGLDDEVLLTPIIRDSHRQKVLDYIKIGLKEGATLIRDGRKEMDEKHEGTFLGPTIFDQVTPDMTIAKEEIFAPVLSLLRAKDLEEGLEYIRKSRFGNGATIYTKDAKAVRQFREEADAGMLGINVGVPATMAFFPFSGWKDSFYGDLHVNGKDGVNFYTRKKMITSRFDY, from the coding sequence ATGACAGTGTTAAAAAAAGAAACTACAGTACTTAAAAATTTTATAAATGGTGAATGGATAGATGCAGATTGTAATGAAACTTTAGATGTTCCCAATCCTGCTACAGGTGAGGTGATAATTAAGGTTCCAATTTCTTCAAAGGAAGATGTTGATAAAGCAGTAAAGTCAGCAAAGGAAGCCTGGAAGACTTGGAAAAACACTCCTGTTCCAAAACGCGCTAGAATTTTATATAAATATCACTATTTATTATCAGAAAATCATGAAAAGCTTGCCAAACTGGTTGTTCAAGAAAATGGAAAAGCCTATAAAGAGGCATACGGAGAAGTTCAACGTGGAATTGAATGTGTGGAATTTGCTGCTGGTGCTCCTACCTTAATGATGGGAGAAAGTCTTTCGAATATTGCAGAAGAGATTGACTCAGAAATGTTTCGTTATCCTCTAGGAGTAGTTGCTGGCATAACACCTTTTAATTTTCCGATGATGGTACCACTTTGGATGTTCCCATTAGCTATTGCTTGTGGTAACACGTTTGTCCTTAAGCCTTCTGAACGCACGCCTATTTTAGCAAATGAATTAGTAAAATTGTTTACTGAAGCAGGAGCTCCAAAGGGTGTGTTAAATATTGTTCATGGAGCACATGATGTAGTAAATGGATTACTCGATCATGATGATGTCCGTGCTATTTCATTTGTTGGTTCCCAACCAGTAGCTAAATATGTGTATGAAAGGGCTGCTGCAGCGGGCAAAAGGGTTCAAGCATTATCTGGTGCGAAAAATCATCATATTGTAATGCCTGATGCAGATATGGAAAAGGCGGTATCCCATATTATTAGTTCTGCTTATGGTAGTGCTGGCCAACGCTGTATGGCTTGCAGTGCGGTTGTAGTTGTTGGTGATGGAGATGAATTTGTCCAGACCCTTAAAGAACGCGCAGATGAACTCATTATAGGGAATGGATTAGATGATGAAGTATTACTAACTCCAATAATTAGAGATTCACATCGTCAAAAGGTTTTGGATTATATCAAAATCGGCTTAAAGGAAGGGGCAACATTAATTAGGGATGGTCGAAAAGAAATGGATGAAAAACATGAAGGAACTTTTTTAGGACCTACTATTTTTGATCAAGTTACCCCTGATATGACAATAGCAAAAGAGGAAATTTTCGCTCCGGTTCTATCATTATTAAGGGCGAAGGACTTAGAAGAGGGTTTAGAGTATATCCGTAAATCACGTTTTGGTAATGGAGCAACCATTTATACAAAAGATGCTAAGGCGGTTCGCCAATTTCGAGAAGAAGCAGATGCTGGAATGTTGGGAATTAATGTAGGTGTTCCTGCAACTATGGCCTTTTTCCCATTCTCTGGATGGAAAGATTCTTTTTATGGAGATCTTCATGTGAATGGAAAAGATGGAGTTAATTTTTATACGAGAAAGAAGATGATTACATCACGATTTGATTATTAA
- a CDS encoding PucR family transcriptional regulator: MKLKSYITVKDILQRKHFEMIEVIAGKEGLNRLVKWVHVVEVTNIRNLLNGNELILSTGVAWKEKKEYFISVIEQLIDSSAAGLCIEIGTYTSSIPPEIIDVANEHKFPIILFHREVPFVEITQDIHSLLINHQYQMIADLEKYSQTLSKKLLTIDHYNEILKYIQHYLQVQVIIVFKNKDIQFIPNVLDQERKKLLQLVEKNENNQHLTANSYSIASIPIHLLGSNYAQLIITSNERSLTEFDQLILDRTATALAQLILRDLYVEEKSRAEEVEWLSRWLEGDQTEDDIHEYLAYQSSTIKPKGANVCICRLEIFQNFSNIDLTYLKLFYKSIFEQQGFTLFAIERKNSIIFIILNERNVSSWKKRMKEAIQRLKNSNPSMIDQHPMPFIGIGKYVTDLVNINRSYETALETIRIQERLSNSSDFYFYDDLHIYRLISLINRHLDLNEIVLEYLEPIIDYDKKYNGKLMQTLKTYLSCNGSKQETAKRLFIVRQTLYHRIQKLEKLLGEDFMNPEKRIAIEVMILSYEFLQSSKKLKHAEHEAY, translated from the coding sequence ATGAAATTGAAATCTTATATTACGGTAAAGGATATTTTACAAAGAAAACATTTTGAGATGATTGAGGTTATTGCAGGAAAAGAGGGTTTGAATCGCCTAGTTAAATGGGTACATGTTGTAGAAGTTACTAATATTCGTAACCTTCTAAATGGTAATGAATTAATTTTATCAACAGGAGTAGCTTGGAAGGAAAAAAAGGAATATTTTATCTCTGTAATAGAACAACTAATCGACTCATCGGCAGCTGGACTATGCATTGAAATTGGTACATACACTTCCTCGATTCCACCAGAAATCATTGATGTTGCGAATGAGCACAAATTTCCTATTATCCTCTTTCACAGAGAAGTACCATTTGTAGAAATCACTCAAGATATTCACTCACTTCTAATCAACCATCAATATCAAATGATCGCAGATCTTGAAAAATACTCCCAAACATTAAGTAAAAAACTACTAACGATTGATCATTACAATGAAATCCTCAAATATATTCAACATTATTTACAAGTTCAAGTGATTATTGTATTTAAGAATAAGGATATTCAATTCATCCCAAATGTATTAGATCAGGAGAGAAAAAAGTTATTGCAACTAGTTGAAAAAAATGAAAATAACCAACACTTAACTGCTAATTCATATTCAATTGCAAGTATTCCGATACATCTCTTAGGAAGTAACTATGCACAATTAATTATTACTTCCAACGAGCGTTCTTTAACAGAATTCGATCAGCTAATACTTGATCGTACTGCAACAGCTCTTGCTCAATTGATATTAAGAGATCTCTATGTGGAAGAAAAGAGTAGAGCAGAAGAAGTAGAATGGCTATCAAGGTGGTTAGAAGGTGATCAGACTGAAGATGATATTCATGAATATTTAGCCTACCAATCATCCACCATTAAACCAAAAGGAGCAAATGTCTGTATTTGCAGGCTTGAAATTTTTCAAAACTTCAGCAATATAGATTTAACTTATTTAAAACTATTTTATAAATCGATATTTGAACAACAGGGTTTTACTCTTTTTGCTATAGAAAGAAAGAATAGCATCATCTTTATTATTCTCAATGAAAGAAATGTCTCATCTTGGAAAAAAAGAATGAAGGAAGCGATTCAGAGATTGAAAAATTCTAATCCTTCAATGATAGATCAACATCCAATGCCTTTTATTGGAATAGGTAAATATGTTACAGATTTAGTGAATATAAATAGAAGCTATGAAACTGCATTAGAAACGATCCGAATACAAGAAAGATTATCGAATTCTTCTGATTTCTATTTTTATGATGATCTCCATATATATCGTTTAATTTCTTTAATTAATCGTCACTTAGATTTGAATGAAATTGTACTTGAGTATTTGGAACCAATTATAGATTATGATAAGAAATACAATGGAAAGTTAATGCAAACATTAAAAACATATTTATCATGTAACGGATCCAAACAAGAAACCGCGAAACGGCTTTTTATTGTTAGACAAACTTTATATCATCGCATACAAAAACTGGAGAAATTATTAGGGGAAGATTTTATGAACCCAGAAAAGAGAATAGCAATTGAAGTAATGATATTATCTTATGAATTCCTACAATCTTCAAAAAAACTTAAACATGCTGAACATGAAGCCTATTAG
- a CDS encoding NCS1 family transporter — protein sequence MNNKDSYLKSPDLLPISSEERNIGPKGFAVIWVGMAVVLAAFAIGGSGVQSLPLGWVIVATLIGSVAIGIFMTIIGDIGVEHGLSFPVYMRAPFGTIGTHIPSLVRGITAACWFGLNTYFGATAMNGILNILFGFNNWFICFIVFAALQLINTALGIKAIERFADLAAPTIILISAWMYASLSDQAAEQGREIWSWVESPVTGGAAFTAFMVVVMSNMGFWATLAADMPSLSRFFKAPKNERNWFKRNKSQIVGSIIVMPIVNTFMIIIGAVSYIAVSNFDPVVALQEAASGFILGILLLMIVFAQWSTNTSANVIPAATIFSNVGGPKVPFWAAVLIAGIIGIAVQPWSLFDVIVPALLIIGGILSSIVGILFTDYYLIRKRRVNVNDLYVGNGQYKYMNGFNLAGMIAWIIGGIASYFLSSYSFIVGFLVGAVIYYILGKYWWFKKYKQAEIEDPSDEKYLGITVGRDWEILEEEEVVAVPEDLNPQI from the coding sequence ATGAATAATAAGGATAGTTATTTGAAATCACCAGATTTATTGCCTATTAGCTCAGAGGAAAGAAATATAGGACCAAAGGGCTTCGCTGTTATTTGGGTAGGGATGGCTGTTGTATTAGCTGCTTTTGCAATTGGAGGTTCTGGTGTTCAAAGTTTACCTCTTGGATGGGTAATTGTTGCAACTCTAATAGGATCCGTAGCTATCGGCATATTTATGACCATTATTGGTGATATTGGTGTAGAACATGGATTATCGTTTCCGGTTTATATGAGGGCCCCATTTGGCACGATCGGTACACATATTCCTTCATTAGTACGTGGTATTACTGCAGCATGTTGGTTCGGCTTGAACACATATTTCGGGGCAACAGCAATGAATGGAATATTAAATATTTTGTTTGGTTTTAATAACTGGTTTATTTGTTTTATTGTATTTGCAGCACTTCAACTTATTAACACTGCACTTGGTATTAAAGCAATCGAAAGATTTGCCGACTTAGCTGCACCAACCATTATCTTAATTTCTGCGTGGATGTATGCCTCTTTGTCGGATCAAGCTGCAGAACAAGGAAGGGAAATTTGGTCATGGGTGGAAAGTCCAGTAACAGGTGGTGCAGCTTTTACAGCCTTTATGGTAGTTGTGATGAGTAATATGGGATTCTGGGCAACTTTAGCAGCTGATATGCCATCCTTATCACGTTTTTTCAAAGCACCAAAAAACGAAAGAAACTGGTTTAAACGTAATAAATCACAAATCGTTGGAAGTATTATTGTTATGCCAATTGTCAATACATTTATGATCATTATTGGTGCCGTATCTTATATTGCTGTTTCAAATTTTGATCCAGTTGTTGCCCTTCAGGAGGCAGCGAGCGGATTTATCTTGGGTATTTTGTTATTAATGATTGTATTTGCCCAATGGTCAACAAATACATCTGCAAATGTAATACCGGCAGCGACCATTTTTTCTAATGTAGGTGGTCCAAAAGTACCTTTTTGGGCAGCAGTTCTCATTGCGGGGATTATTGGTATTGCGGTTCAACCATGGAGCTTATTTGATGTTATTGTGCCTGCTTTACTCATTATCGGAGGAATATTGTCGTCAATAGTAGGTATATTGTTTACAGATTACTATTTAATTAGAAAAAGGAGAGTGAATGTCAACGATTTATATGTAGGAAATGGTCAGTATAAATACATGAATGGGTTTAATTTGGCAGGAATGATCGCATGGATTATTGGGGGAATCGCTTCATATTTTCTCTCAAGCTATTCATTTATCGTGGGCTTTCTTGTAGGTGCCGTAATTTATTATATATTAGGTAAATACTGGTGGTTTAAAAAGTACAAACAAGCAGAAATTGAAGACCCAAGTGATGAAAAATATTTAGGGATTACGGTTGGACGTGATTGGGAAATTTTAGAAGAGGAAGAAGTGGTTGCTGTACCTGAAGATTTGAATCCACAAATATAA
- the hydA gene encoding dihydropyrimidinase has product MKKVIKNGTIVTATDQFQADIEIENGVISLIGENLSTQGSEVIDAKGCYIFPGGIDPHTHLDMPFGGTVTKDDFETGTIAAAYGGTTTIIDFCLTNKGEPLKKAIDTWHAKSKNKAVIDYGFHLMISEVNEDVLNELPSIIDNEGITSFKVFMAYKNVFQADDETLFRTLIAAKELGALVMVHAENGDVIDYLTNKALENGNTEPIYHALTRPPEIEGEATGRAATFTGLANSQLYVVHVSCADAARKIAEARDKGIDVWGETCPQYLVLDQSYLERPNFEGAKYVWSPPLREKWNQEVLWNALKTGQLQTIGSDQCSFDFNGQKDLGRDDFSKIPNGGPIIEDRLSILFSEGVKKGRISLNQFVDITSTRIAKLFGLYPKKGTIAVGVDADVVIFDPTIERVISAESHHMAVDYNAFEGMKVIGEPVSVLSRGEFVIRDKKFVGKIGSGQYLKRAKYGERNHTNESESLTM; this is encoded by the coding sequence ATGAAAAAAGTGATTAAAAATGGAACAATAGTGACGGCAACAGATCAATTTCAAGCAGATATTGAGATTGAAAATGGTGTAATAAGTTTAATAGGAGAAAATCTTTCTACACAAGGATCTGAAGTAATTGATGCTAAAGGATGCTATATTTTCCCGGGTGGCATTGACCCCCATACACATCTCGACATGCCCTTTGGCGGAACAGTGACTAAGGATGATTTTGAAACAGGGACCATTGCTGCCGCTTATGGAGGAACTACCACAATCATTGACTTTTGTTTAACAAATAAAGGGGAACCGTTAAAGAAAGCGATTGACACATGGCACGCAAAATCCAAAAATAAGGCGGTTATTGATTATGGATTCCACCTTATGATTAGTGAAGTGAATGAAGACGTATTAAATGAACTTCCTTCGATCATTGATAATGAAGGAATCACTTCATTTAAAGTATTTATGGCGTATAAAAATGTGTTTCAAGCGGATGATGAGACATTATTCCGTACACTAATTGCAGCAAAAGAACTCGGAGCACTCGTGATGGTCCATGCAGAAAACGGAGATGTCATTGATTATTTGACGAATAAAGCGCTAGAGAATGGCAATACTGAACCAATTTATCATGCGCTTACACGTCCACCTGAAATTGAAGGAGAAGCAACGGGTAGAGCGGCAACATTTACTGGACTCGCAAACTCTCAGCTATATGTAGTACATGTATCATGTGCTGATGCTGCAAGAAAGATTGCAGAGGCTAGAGATAAGGGAATTGATGTTTGGGGTGAGACATGTCCACAATATTTGGTTTTAGACCAATCCTATTTAGAAAGACCAAATTTTGAAGGGGCTAAATATGTTTGGTCTCCACCATTACGTGAAAAATGGAACCAAGAAGTTCTATGGAACGCTTTAAAAACAGGGCAACTTCAAACAATTGGTTCGGATCAATGTTCATTTGATTTTAATGGGCAAAAAGATTTAGGGAGAGATGATTTTTCAAAAATTCCTAATGGGGGACCAATAATTGAGGATCGTTTAAGTATTCTCTTCTCTGAAGGGGTTAAAAAGGGAAGGATTTCCTTAAATCAATTTGTAGATATAACTTCCACGAGAATTGCGAAGCTATTCGGATTATATCCGAAGAAAGGTACGATTGCCGTTGGAGTGGATGCCGATGTTGTTATCTTTGATCCTACAATAGAAAGGGTCATTTCTGCTGAATCTCACCATATGGCGGTAGACTACAATGCTTTTGAAGGAATGAAAGTAATAGGAGAACCTGTTTCTGTACTATCACGAGGAGAATTTGTTATTCGAGATAAAAAGTTTGTTGGAAAGATTGGTTCTGGACAGTATTTGAAACGAGCAAAATATGGTGAAAGAAATCATACGAATGAGAGTGAATCATTAACGATGTAA
- a CDS encoding Ger(x)C family spore germination protein produces MKLSNKKVIYLICSLLTMVLILSGCWDNKDINHRLLPVSIGVKKVDDQYLVILNIPVPIDGSMETKIVSAKAETVSKAVDTISRNMESDVDLLHVKLIFIEKETAEDGINDIIAGLMRSRDVSPKALVAICDEDLQEFFNNIKINAEKKGLSTYNYFEKNAGWNPDIALTRVWEVFRGIHSYTHDVAIPLIRSGKDTTMDQIGSAILKRGKMVEQISSNETLLYNVFKGESGNGKMEVMEHATVMLLGSKTDNIGRLVNNDAHMESLIKMRVVILETKGEPSLNLIKEEINTLISERYNKLFTKLQENEADVFGMGQFFRNQIPRDELKNWRSDYFKNMKININVKIDIQNEGYLKTT; encoded by the coding sequence ATGAAACTATCTAATAAAAAAGTCATTTATTTAATTTGTAGTCTTTTAACTATGGTTTTGATATTGAGCGGTTGTTGGGATAATAAGGATATAAATCATCGTCTACTACCAGTGTCGATAGGTGTTAAGAAAGTTGACGACCAATATTTGGTAATCCTGAATATACCAGTGCCTATTGATGGTAGTATGGAAACAAAAATTGTATCTGCTAAAGCTGAAACGGTCTCAAAAGCAGTGGATACAATTAGTAGAAATATGGAGAGCGATGTGGATTTATTGCATGTAAAGCTAATCTTTATTGAGAAAGAAACTGCTGAGGATGGAATAAACGATATAATTGCAGGATTAATGCGTTCAAGAGACGTTTCCCCAAAAGCTTTAGTTGCAATATGTGATGAGGATCTTCAAGAATTTTTCAATAACATTAAAATTAATGCCGAAAAAAAAGGGCTCAGCACTTATAACTATTTCGAAAAAAATGCAGGCTGGAATCCTGACATTGCCCTTACAAGAGTTTGGGAGGTCTTCCGAGGCATACATTCTTATACACATGATGTGGCTATACCTTTGATTCGTTCGGGAAAAGATACGACTATGGATCAAATCGGTTCTGCCATATTAAAAAGAGGAAAAATGGTCGAGCAAATCAGTTCAAACGAAACCCTGCTGTACAATGTTTTTAAAGGGGAGAGTGGTAATGGAAAAATGGAAGTAATGGAACATGCTACAGTCATGCTACTGGGTTCTAAAACTGACAATATAGGAAGACTAGTGAATAATGATGCACATATGGAAAGTCTAATAAAAATGAGAGTTGTGATATTGGAAACAAAAGGAGAACCCAGTTTGAATTTAATTAAAGAGGAAATTAATACTCTAATCTCTGAGAGGTATAATAAATTATTTACAAAACTTCAAGAGAATGAGGCTGATGTATTCGGAATGGGTCAGTTTTTTAGAAATCAAATCCCTCGTGATGAATTAAAAAACTGGAGGTCAGATTACTTTAAAAACATGAAGATTAATATTAATGTTAAAATAGACATTCAAAATGAAGGTTATCTGAAAACAACTTAA
- a CDS encoding GerAB/ArcD/ProY family transporter, protein MVRSLHVMIMYVLCHLGLIFFMFPADIIASTEQGHWFPILIGIIVHFVCLLTYMKGLRFFPKKDILSIFSKSKKRVTFLFFAPVLLYLIMAIIITVRAYAEIVTLVFLSHTPLWTIILLLLSVSAYISSKGIEAILRTAFLLFILFFPILLFVLIMSFQNVDWRYAIPFDTDLGFISKPAYFESYFAFADGFLFLGFVQPFFSYERKYVILSAIFLIPFFLFSVYIPILTLGQATASKAFLPFVLIVDSINIDWLMFDRVTMFFLLSLIAFIILYLSLLMWKAIRIINYYIPKSRPSYLLFGLSVAIFFVCFWIPDRKDVENILFMNSFLRSYVIIVVPLSIYYIGRRLKRKDTNETI, encoded by the coding sequence GTGGTAAGAAGTCTACATGTTATGATAATGTATGTGCTTTGTCATCTGGGACTAATTTTTTTTATGTTTCCAGCTGATATTATTGCTAGTACAGAACAAGGCCATTGGTTCCCAATTCTAATAGGGATTATTGTACATTTTGTATGTTTGTTGACTTATATGAAAGGTCTCAGATTTTTTCCAAAAAAGGATATTTTAAGTATATTTTCGAAAAGCAAAAAAAGGGTAACTTTTTTATTTTTTGCTCCCGTTTTACTTTATCTAATCATGGCCATTATTATAACGGTCAGAGCATACGCAGAAATCGTAACCTTGGTATTTTTATCCCATACCCCATTATGGACAATTATACTATTATTGTTGTCTGTTTCTGCATACATTTCATCTAAAGGTATCGAAGCCATTTTACGAACTGCATTTTTATTATTTATATTATTTTTTCCAATATTATTGTTTGTCTTAATCATGTCATTTCAGAATGTTGATTGGAGATATGCCATACCTTTTGACACAGACTTAGGATTCATTAGTAAGCCTGCTTACTTCGAGAGTTATTTTGCATTCGCCGATGGGTTTCTCTTTCTTGGATTTGTACAACCATTTTTCTCTTATGAAAGAAAATATGTTATTTTGTCTGCGATATTTCTTATTCCTTTCTTTCTCTTTTCAGTATACATTCCAATTCTTACTTTGGGACAAGCGACTGCATCAAAAGCATTTCTTCCTTTTGTACTTATTGTGGATTCTATAAATATTGATTGGTTAATGTTTGATCGAGTTACAATGTTTTTTCTTTTAAGCCTTATTGCTTTTATTATTTTGTATCTCTCTCTCTTAATGTGGAAAGCAATTCGAATAATCAACTATTACATTCCTAAAAGTAGACCTAGCTACCTATTGTTCGGTTTGTCTGTAGCAATCTTTTTCGTTTGCTTTTGGATTCCAGACAGGAAGGATGTTGAAAATATCCTTTTTATGAATTCTTTTTTAAGGTCATACGTTATAATTGTTGTACCTCTTTCTATTTACTATATTGGAAGAAGATTAAAGAGGAAGGATACAAATGAAACTATCTAA
- a CDS encoding spore germination protein — MEQMVLDIKKALGGNDDFFIKRDYLLENEVLLLGLNTLIDITKTKTIFQKQSEGLISQGKTSETIFILMGELFEDDTKKAITSILEGKLIIYIENTKKFIIYEPVPKGLNRSIEVPSNESVIQGPSNSFTEDIDTNIGLLRKQLTSNKLLVHSFTTGKNQKTKISLLFINGVVDKELVENINSLIEKNKSMDISNLQSLSKMLGFSSWDTISKFNTTELPFHASQFLKTGRVVILVDQLPFALILPNLLWDMFIVESDRNFPFPIMITIRCLRVIGALIALISPGMYVALVAVNPEALQIELALSVAQSREGVPYPALVEVIIMLVVLELILEASIRLPKSVGPTITMVGGIILGQAVVEAKLVSNLLIIILAATTIANSTLVGAQSSLSIRSFKYINVILSSLFGVLGLVVGLVFISSYLASLTTFGKSYLYLNIGRKEQ, encoded by the coding sequence ATGGAACAAATGGTTTTAGATATTAAAAAAGCGTTAGGGGGTAATGATGACTTTTTTATAAAACGTGATTACCTTTTAGAAAATGAAGTTTTGTTACTAGGACTAAATACACTAATAGATATAACAAAAACAAAAACAATTTTTCAAAAACAGTCAGAGGGTTTAATTTCTCAAGGGAAAACATCAGAAACTATATTTATTTTAATGGGTGAACTTTTTGAAGACGATACAAAAAAGGCTATTACATCAATTCTTGAAGGTAAACTCATTATATATATAGAAAATACAAAAAAGTTTATTATTTACGAACCTGTTCCTAAGGGGTTAAATCGTTCAATTGAAGTTCCATCAAATGAAAGTGTAATTCAAGGACCTTCAAACTCCTTTACAGAAGATATTGATACAAATATTGGACTCCTTCGTAAACAACTTACTTCAAATAAACTTCTTGTTCATTCCTTCACAACAGGGAAAAATCAGAAGACAAAAATTTCTTTACTATTTATTAATGGCGTAGTGGATAAAGAACTTGTTGAAAATATAAATAGTCTTATTGAAAAGAATAAGAGTATGGATATCAGTAACTTACAAAGCTTGTCAAAAATGCTGGGGTTTTCATCTTGGGATACAATTTCAAAATTTAATACGACAGAGCTTCCTTTTCATGCATCACAATTTCTTAAAACGGGAAGAGTTGTTATATTAGTTGATCAATTACCATTTGCTTTAATCCTGCCTAATCTCCTATGGGATATGTTTATTGTTGAAAGTGATCGTAATTTTCCATTTCCCATTATGATAACTATCCGTTGCCTCCGAGTAATTGGTGCATTAATTGCTCTAATAAGTCCAGGAATGTATGTTGCTCTTGTTGCTGTAAATCCGGAAGCGTTACAGATAGAGCTTGCACTTTCTGTAGCTCAAAGTCGAGAAGGGGTTCCTTATCCAGCACTTGTTGAAGTTATAATCATGTTGGTTGTTCTAGAACTGATATTAGAAGCAAGCATAAGGCTTCCAAAATCAGTAGGTCCCACAATTACAATGGTTGGAGGAATTATATTAGGACAAGCAGTTGTAGAAGCTAAATTAGTCAGCAATCTCTTAATCATCATTCTTGCAGCAACAACAATTGCTAACTCAACCCTTGTGGGGGCTCAAAGCTCGCTTTCAATCAGATCATTTAAATATATTAATGTAATTCTTTCTTCACTATTTGGAGTTTTAGGATTAGTAGTAGGTCTAGTTTTTATTAGTTCTTATTTGGCAAGTTTAACTACCTTTGGCAAGTCCTATCTCTATTTAAATATAGGAAGGAAGGAACAATAG